From a region of the Cognatiyoonia koreensis genome:
- a CDS encoding reverse transcriptase family protein, translated as MTPQSPKRLAQNLAESLSLSVWDKRGIADCLCRRFPPALQRFTQLQTQGLLDHFPTQIAPGRTAVASALAQSSVFARIHRYCVLNSVWPAPDLRAPKMQPLQAFAHLEIPQLATLGDLADWMLLTPQQLDYYADQTGRHEEHGDMAVNHYHYHLSPKIGGGHRLIEAPKPRLKSLQRLILRAILDHILPHPNAYGFVQGRNCIEAAARHVGEKAVVAHDLRDFFSSIQGGRIYGIFRALGYPPNVAHALTGLCTVTTPARIRNRMGFHQRQALRVAHLPQGAPTSPALGNLAAHGLDRRLTGLARSLGATYTRYADDLTFSGDEHIIRAICVAVPDIVSEEGFALNPAKTRLMPSHRRQVVTGIVVNNATNVDRREFDQIKAAIHARAWQTDPALQARLSGQIAWVRQLNPARGAKLERLMARA; from the coding sequence TTGACCCCGCAATCCCCCAAACGTCTGGCACAAAACCTGGCCGAAAGCCTCAGCCTGTCGGTGTGGGACAAGCGCGGCATCGCAGATTGCCTTTGCCGCCGGTTTCCACCCGCGCTGCAGCGGTTCACGCAGCTACAAACCCAAGGGCTGCTGGATCACTTCCCGACGCAAATCGCGCCCGGCCGCACGGCAGTTGCAAGCGCGCTTGCGCAAAGTTCCGTCTTTGCGCGCATCCACCGATACTGTGTGTTAAACTCTGTTTGGCCCGCGCCCGACCTCCGCGCTCCGAAAATGCAGCCATTGCAGGCTTTCGCCCATCTGGAAATCCCGCAACTTGCCACGCTTGGCGACCTTGCGGACTGGATGCTGCTGACCCCTCAGCAATTGGACTATTACGCCGACCAAACGGGTCGCCACGAAGAACATGGCGACATGGCGGTCAACCATTACCACTACCATCTCAGCCCGAAAATCGGCGGCGGGCACCGTCTGATCGAAGCCCCCAAGCCACGGCTGAAATCACTTCAACGGCTGATTTTGCGGGCTATTCTTGACCATATCCTGCCGCATCCGAACGCTTACGGCTTTGTACAGGGGCGCAATTGCATCGAGGCTGCCGCGCGGCATGTGGGCGAAAAGGCTGTTGTCGCCCACGATCTGCGCGATTTCTTCTCGTCCATTCAGGGGGGGCGGATTTATGGAATTTTCCGCGCGCTGGGCTATCCGCCGAACGTTGCGCACGCTTTGACGGGGCTGTGTACAGTGACGACGCCGGCCCGTATCCGCAACCGGATGGGATTCCATCAGCGCCAAGCCCTGCGCGTCGCCCATCTGCCACAAGGGGCACCGACATCACCGGCGCTGGGCAACCTCGCGGCCCATGGCCTTGATCGCAGATTGACGGGTTTGGCGCGCAGTCTTGGCGCAACCTACACGCGCTATGCGGATGATCTGACATTCTCGGGGGACGAACACATCATCCGCGCAATCTGCGTGGCAGTTCCAGACATCGTATCGGAGGAAGGCTTTGCCCTGAATCCAGCCAAGACCCGGTTGATGCCGTCCCATCGACGACAGGTTGTGACGGGCATCGTGGTCAACAATGCAACAAACGTGGACCGACGGGAATTTGACCAGATAAAGGCGGCCATCCACGCGCGGGCATGGCAGACCGACCCAGCGCTTCAGGCCCGGCTGTCAGGTCAGATTGCCTGGGTGCGACAGCTAAACCCCGCACGCGGGGCAAAGCTTGAACGGCTGATGGCGCGTGCCTGA
- a CDS encoding VOC family protein — MQIAPYLFFNGNARDAATFYADVFGVDVPEFMTMDGAPPEMNVPENRKGWIMHCTMQIGDYQLMMSDDFMANSPPMAGCNVQLNFETAAEGKRVFDALSAGGEVRMPWEPTFWSAGFGAFSDKFGVRWMIGTDEPPAN; from the coding sequence ATGCAAATCGCACCATATCTCTTTTTCAATGGCAACGCGCGCGACGCTGCCACGTTCTATGCAGACGTGTTCGGCGTTGATGTGCCCGAGTTCATGACGATGGACGGTGCCCCGCCAGAGATGAACGTCCCGGAAAACCGGAAAGGCTGGATCATGCATTGCACCATGCAGATCGGGGACTATCAGCTGATGATGTCTGATGATTTCATGGCCAACAGCCCGCCGATGGCCGGGTGCAACGTGCAACTTAATTTTGAAACCGCTGCCGAGGGGAAGCGCGTTTTTGATGCGTTGTCCGCAGGGGGCGAGGTCCGTATGCCATGGGAGCCGACGTTCTGGTCGGCCGGATTTGGCGCGTTTTCCGACAAGTTCGGCGTGCGTTGGATGATCGGCACGGACGAACCGCCCGCAAACTGA
- the ychF gene encoding redox-regulated ATPase YchF: MGFKMGIVGLPNVGKSTLFNALTRTAAAQAANFPFCTIEPNVGDVAVPDARLDKLAAIAKSRQIIPTRMTFVDIAGLVKGASKGEGLGNQFLANIRECDAIAHVLRCFEDDDITHVEGRVDPVEDASVIETELMLADLESIEKRMQNLVRKVRGGDKEAVQQVRLLELAQAALEDGKPARTVDIDAEDAKAWKLLQLLTTKPVLYVCNVEEDSAGSGNSQSERVAEMAAVEGNSHVVISARIEEEISQLDAEEAEMFLTEMGLEEPGLDRLIRAGYELLHLQTYFTVGPKEARAWTIKEGTLAPQAAGVIHGDFERGFIRAETIGYDDFVALGGEQAAKEAGKMRAEGKGYLVKDGDVMHFLFNT; this comes from the coding sequence ATGGGTTTCAAGATGGGTATCGTGGGTCTGCCGAACGTCGGCAAATCGACCTTGTTCAATGCGCTGACACGGACCGCAGCGGCGCAGGCGGCGAACTTTCCATTCTGCACCATTGAACCCAACGTTGGCGATGTCGCTGTGCCTGATGCGCGGCTCGACAAACTGGCCGCAATTGCCAAGTCAAGGCAGATCATCCCGACACGTATGACCTTTGTGGATATCGCAGGGCTCGTCAAAGGGGCCTCCAAGGGCGAAGGGCTGGGTAACCAGTTTCTTGCCAACATCCGCGAATGTGACGCTATCGCCCATGTGCTGCGCTGCTTTGAAGACGACGACATCACCCATGTCGAAGGTCGGGTTGATCCGGTCGAAGACGCCAGCGTCATCGAAACCGAACTGATGCTGGCCGACCTTGAAAGCATCGAAAAGCGAATGCAGAACCTCGTGCGCAAGGTGCGCGGTGGCGACAAGGAAGCGGTGCAGCAGGTCAGGTTGCTTGAATTGGCGCAAGCCGCCCTCGAAGACGGTAAACCGGCGCGCACCGTCGACATCGATGCCGAAGACGCGAAAGCATGGAAACTGCTTCAGCTACTGACGACCAAGCCTGTGCTTTACGTCTGCAACGTCGAAGAAGACAGCGCTGGCAGTGGCAACTCCCAATCTGAACGGGTCGCCGAAATGGCAGCGGTGGAAGGCAATTCACACGTCGTGATATCCGCGCGGATCGAAGAAGAAATCTCGCAACTTGATGCCGAAGAGGCCGAGATGTTCCTGACAGAAATGGGTCTCGAAGAACCTGGTCTCGACCGTTTGATCCGGGCAGGCTACGAACTTCTGCACTTGCAGACCTATTTCACGGTCGGCCCGAAAGAGGCACGCGCATGGACGATCAAGGAAGGCACACTGGCCCCACAAGCTGCCGGTGTCATCCACGGCGATTTCGAACGCGGCTTCATCCGGGCCGAAACAATCGGCTATGATGATTTCGTCGCACTCGGCGGTGAACAGGCGGCAAAGGAAGCAGGCAAGATGCGTGCGGAAGGCAAGGGATATCTTGTGAAAGACGGCGATGTGATGCACTTTTTGTTCAATACTTGA
- a CDS encoding VOC family protein, with product MKLKLHHINLCSTNVGAMDTFYRDILLLGDEDPAALPPLNQEKGLVGDVSFVTDGDIQMHLTPRDVLNSFRSGQVVNPLERGHIAYRTDDIKGFMAHLDAQGVPYSDWGSNAVKGWHQVFFYDPDGNVIEVHQIVDTD from the coding sequence ATGAAACTCAAGCTGCACCACATCAACCTCTGTTCCACCAACGTCGGGGCGATGGATACCTTCTATCGCGACATTCTGCTGTTGGGCGATGAAGACCCCGCAGCACTGCCCCCGCTCAATCAGGAAAAAGGTTTGGTCGGTGACGTGTCCTTCGTCACGGATGGCGATATCCAGATGCACCTGACTCCGCGCGATGTGCTGAACTCCTTCCGCTCCGGCCAGGTCGTCAACCCGCTCGAACGGGGACACATCGCCTATCGCACCGACGACATCAAAGGCTTCATGGCGCACCTCGATGCGCAGGGGGTGCCCTATTCCGACTGGGGCAGCAACGCGGTCAAAGGCTGGCATCAGGTCTTCTTTTACGACCCCGACGGCAACGTGATCGAGGTGCACCAGATCGTCGACACCGACTAG
- a CDS encoding UdgX family uracil-DNA binding protein (This protein belongs to the uracil DNA glycosylase superfamily, members of which act in excision repair of DNA. However, it belongs more specifically to UdgX branch, whose founding member was found to bind uracil in DNA (where it does not belong), without cleaving it, appears to promote DNA repair by a pathway involving RecA, rather than base excision.) has protein sequence MLTVPLPRIGTWEAWRDAARRLLAAGVPPREVLWDFDGSDADLFASDDRLPDPDRQITVPKSFLSLAQNAVWHGDPERFARLYAFLWRVVEEPHLMADRADPDLARLRAMEKNVNRCKHKMKAFVRFRDLQTGGNRRAFAAWFEPTHHTVEPTAPFFARRFADMDWMIVTPDVTAKFEGGAVSFLPGQPKPDLPEDAAEELWGTYFCNIFNPARVKISAMTSEMPKKYWKNMPETRHIPALIAGAEAKVREMQAKAPTLPPERMAHIREQLLARPQPASWNMLDAGLRGCVQCPLHAPATQVVPGQGPRDAEIMIVGEQPGDQEDLAGVPFVGPAGQLFDALATESGLDRGLAYVTNAVKHFKFEPRGKRRIHKTPHKTEVHACRNWLQTEIRLVQPKLIVALGATALAALTGDGKDLLKRRGGIEDHDGTPVFVTVHPSFLLRLPVAEQAKAKAEFVRDLRMARDYLAVAHKA, from the coding sequence ATGCTGACAGTTCCCCTTCCCCGTATCGGCACTTGGGAGGCGTGGCGCGATGCTGCCCGCCGCCTTTTGGCGGCTGGCGTTCCGCCCCGCGAGGTCCTGTGGGATTTCGACGGCAGCGACGCCGATCTGTTTGCCAGCGACGATCGCCTGCCCGATCCTGACCGTCAGATCACTGTGCCGAAATCCTTTTTATCGCTTGCCCAGAACGCTGTTTGGCACGGCGACCCGGAACGGTTTGCCCGCCTTTACGCGTTTTTGTGGCGCGTTGTCGAAGAACCGCATCTGATGGCCGACCGCGCTGATCCAGATCTGGCACGTCTTCGGGCGATGGAAAAGAACGTGAACCGCTGCAAGCACAAAATGAAAGCCTTTGTCCGCTTTCGCGATTTGCAGACTGGCGGAAACCGCCGCGCCTTTGCCGCCTGGTTCGAGCCGACCCATCACACCGTCGAACCCACCGCCCCGTTTTTCGCCCGTCGCTTTGCCGATATGGACTGGATGATCGTGACCCCCGATGTCACCGCCAAGTTCGAGGGCGGCGCTGTTTCGTTCCTGCCCGGCCAGCCAAAGCCCGATCTGCCAGAGGACGCCGCCGAAGAGCTTTGGGGCACGTACTTTTGCAACATTTTCAACCCTGCCCGCGTGAAGATCAGCGCCATGACATCGGAGATGCCCAAAAAGTACTGGAAGAACATGCCAGAGACCCGCCACATCCCTGCCCTGATCGCGGGCGCGGAGGCGAAGGTGCGCGAGATGCAGGCCAAGGCCCCGACCCTGCCCCCAGAACGCATGGCCCATATCCGCGAGCAGTTGCTGGCCCGTCCGCAGCCTGCGTCCTGGAACATGCTTGATGCAGGGTTGAGGGGGTGTGTTCAGTGCCCGCTACATGCGCCCGCGACGCAGGTTGTTCCCGGTCAGGGCCCCCGCGATGCCGAGATCATGATCGTGGGCGAACAACCCGGCGATCAGGAAGATCTGGCCGGTGTTCCCTTTGTTGGCCCTGCTGGCCAGTTGTTTGATGCGTTGGCCACAGAGTCAGGTCTGGATCGCGGGCTGGCTTACGTGACCAATGCTGTCAAGCATTTCAAATTCGAACCCCGTGGCAAGCGTCGCATTCACAAGACCCCCCACAAGACCGAGGTGCACGCCTGCCGCAACTGGTTGCAGACCGAGATCAGGCTGGTCCAGCCAAAGCTGATCGTCGCTCTGGGTGCGACCGCCTTGGCGGCGTTGACGGGGGACGGGAAGGACTTGTTAAAGCGGCGTGGCGGGATCGAAGACCATGACGGCACACCTGTTTTTGTCACCGTGCATCCGTCTTTTCTGCTGCGCTTGCCCGTGGCAGAGCAGGCAAAGGCCAAGGCAGAATTTGTCCGCGATCTGCGGATGGCCCGCGATTATCTGGCGGTGGCCCATAAGGCCTAG
- a CDS encoding putative DNA modification/repair radical SAM protein: MSKQTLQQKLAILSDAARYDASCASSGTAKRNSSDGKGLGSTEGSGICHAYAPDGRCISLLKILMTNFCIYDCAYCINRVSSNVERARFSVDEVVHLTIEFYRRNYIEGLFLSSGVIQNPDKTMEDMVQIARRLRQEEHFRGYIHLKTIPDASPVLIEQAGLYADRLSINVELPTDQSVQAYAPEKSPATIRKAMGEVREKKAATKERSFTGKRPPKFAPAGQSTQMIIGADGSNDATVLHQSSTLYSGYKLKRVYYSAFSPIPDATVKLPLVKPPLAREHRLYQADWLLRFYGFDVDEITSATPDGNLDLDIDPKLAWALQNRAVFPVDVNLASKEMLLRVPGFGTKTVQRIIATRRHRRLRYEDIQRMGASLKKAQAFITAAGWTPGALTDSLHLRARFAPPPEQLTLF, from the coding sequence ATGTCGAAACAGACCTTACAACAAAAACTTGCCATCCTGAGCGATGCAGCCCGTTACGATGCGTCTTGCGCATCTAGCGGGACTGCGAAGCGCAATTCATCCGACGGGAAAGGGCTGGGATCGACCGAAGGGTCGGGCATCTGTCATGCTTATGCGCCTGACGGCCGCTGCATCAGCCTGCTGAAGATCTTGATGACGAATTTCTGCATCTATGACTGTGCCTATTGCATCAACCGCGTGTCATCAAACGTGGAACGCGCCCGTTTTTCAGTGGATGAGGTCGTACATCTGACTATTGAATTCTATCGGCGCAATTATATCGAAGGTCTATTCCTGTCATCGGGCGTCATCCAGAACCCCGATAAGACGATGGAGGACATGGTCCAGATCGCCCGGCGTTTGCGGCAGGAGGAACATTTTCGCGGCTACATCCATCTCAAGACGATTCCCGATGCGTCACCAGTCCTGATCGAACAGGCCGGGCTTTATGCGGACCGCCTGTCGATCAATGTCGAATTGCCGACCGATCAGTCGGTGCAGGCCTATGCGCCGGAGAAATCACCGGCGACCATCCGCAAGGCAATGGGCGAGGTGCGTGAAAAGAAGGCCGCCACGAAAGAGCGGTCATTCACCGGCAAGCGCCCGCCAAAGTTTGCCCCTGCCGGCCAAAGCACTCAGATGATCATCGGTGCCGACGGGTCCAACGATGCAACCGTGTTGCATCAATCCAGCACACTTTATAGCGGATATAAGTTAAAGCGCGTCTATTACAGCGCCTTTTCCCCCATTCCGGATGCGACGGTGAAACTGCCGCTGGTCAAGCCACCGCTGGCCCGCGAGCATCGGTTGTATCAGGCGGATTGGTTGTTGCGGTTCTATGGTTTCGACGTGGACGAGATCACGTCGGCCACACCGGACGGGAACCTTGACCTCGATATTGATCCGAAACTGGCCTGGGCCTTGCAGAACCGCGCGGTGTTTCCCGTTGATGTCAATCTGGCAAGCAAGGAGATGCTGCTGCGCGTCCCCGGGTTCGGCACGAAAACCGTCCAGCGCATCATCGCAACCCGCCGCCATCGCAGGCTGCGGTACGAGGATATCCAGCGCATGGGTGCGTCATTGAAGAAGGCGCAGGCCTTTATCACGGCTGCTGGCTGGACCCCCGGTGCCCTGACCGACAGCTTGCATCTGCGGGCGCGTTTTGCGCCGCCGCCGGAACAACTGACGTTGTTCTAG
- a CDS encoding cupin domain-containing protein: MNLNADFSEIVLLHADDIPWRASPMPGVARRMLDRIGDEVARATTIVRYAPDSQFSAHTHSGGEEFIVLEGVFQDEHGDYPAGTYVRNPPTSSHTPGSAEGCVIFVKLWQFDPDDRTQVRVDMHATPTPDRPGVGLLPLFKDAREEVRVETWASGADVAIDAPDGAEFLVLEGDATCDAGQLRPLSWLRLPIRSRLRAKAGKSGARVWMKLGHLPYAQAPAVS; the protein is encoded by the coding sequence ATGAACCTGAACGCTGATTTTTCCGAAATCGTTCTGCTACATGCAGATGACATCCCGTGGCGGGCCTCTCCCATGCCGGGCGTGGCGCGCCGCATGCTAGACCGGATCGGCGACGAGGTGGCGCGGGCGACGACGATTGTCCGCTATGCGCCAGACAGTCAGTTTTCGGCTCACACCCACAGTGGTGGTGAAGAATTCATCGTGTTGGAGGGCGTGTTTCAGGACGAGCACGGCGATTACCCTGCCGGCACCTATGTGCGCAATCCGCCGACGTCATCGCATACGCCGGGATCAGCAGAGGGTTGCGTGATCTTCGTGAAGCTGTGGCAGTTCGATCCGGATGATCGCACGCAAGTCCGCGTTGACATGCACGCGACCCCGACGCCGGACCGGCCCGGTGTTGGACTACTCCCATTGTTTAAGGACGCACGCGAGGAGGTGCGCGTGGAAACATGGGCATCGGGCGCGGATGTCGCAATCGACGCGCCTGACGGAGCGGAGTTTCTGGTGCTGGAAGGCGACGCCACCTGTGACGCGGGCCAGTTACGACCACTGTCATGGCTTCGCCTACCGATCAGGTCGCGCCTGCGTGCCAAAGCGGGCAAATCCGGTGCGAGGGTCTGGATGAAACTGGGCCACCTGCCCTATGCGCAGGCCCCCGCCGTTTCCTGA
- a CDS encoding GNAT family N-acetyltransferase — MSVHDIQLATPSDSAAIEAALLADLRQRSPQGHNETIALAMKAPDGSLIAGLNGSTSYGWLLVKVLWVAPDQRRRGYGRALIAEAFRKAKALECQSAWLDTSDCEARQFYERLGFSVFGALQNSGSQVPPGHQRWFMNTVIP; from the coding sequence ATGTCAGTGCACGATATCCAGCTCGCGACACCCAGTGATAGCGCCGCGATTGAAGCCGCACTTCTTGCAGATCTGCGGCAGCGTTCACCGCAGGGTCATAACGAAACGATAGCATTGGCTATGAAAGCACCCGACGGGAGCCTGATCGCCGGACTGAACGGATCAACGTCTTACGGATGGTTGCTTGTCAAAGTGCTTTGGGTCGCACCGGACCAACGCCGGCGGGGGTACGGGCGCGCCCTTATTGCCGAGGCCTTTCGCAAAGCCAAAGCGCTGGAGTGCCAAAGCGCCTGGCTTGATACGTCCGACTGCGAGGCGAGACAGTTTTATGAGCGTTTGGGTTTTTCGGTATTTGGCGCTTTGCAGAACAGCGGCTCGCAAGTCCCCCCCGGCCATCAGCGCTGGTTCATGAATACCGTGATCCCATAA
- a CDS encoding MGH1-like glycoside hydrolase domain-containing protein, with amino-acid sequence MTQKMIDQAKAVMRKNDRGNYTVPTHGLYPFQWNWDSALSALGFAHFDEPRAWTEIETLFAHQWDDGMVPHIIFHQQDEGYFPGPDVWGTSRPVPTSGITQPAVAGFAVRRIFERATNKTLAVEKARALLPRIHAWHQWFFANRDPQGSGLVAIIHPWESGRDNSVDWDAAFERVPTDGVQPFTRRDTSHANPAHRPTDDQYKRYIWLVQKFRSLGWDNTKLHDASPFQIVDPGFNAILIRSCADLAVLADSLGDTEIAAQSRAMAEKGIAAMDSLWSEAHGQYLCYDRSISASVDSPSIGGILAAFAPIPKSRAKAIADRIDALSLSCNYLVPSHDPTAPEFDALRYWRGPIWLIVNYMISDGLKLAGETAMADRISADCLRLIEKAGFAEYYGPIGAEPCGGDAFTWTAAMVIEILSTHEMAA; translated from the coding sequence ATGACACAGAAGATGATTGACCAGGCAAAGGCCGTGATGCGCAAGAATGATCGCGGAAACTATACGGTGCCGACCCACGGGCTCTACCCGTTCCAATGGAACTGGGACAGCGCGTTAAGTGCACTTGGCTTTGCACATTTTGACGAGCCACGTGCGTGGACTGAAATCGAAACGCTTTTCGCGCATCAATGGGACGATGGAATGGTGCCACACATCATTTTCCATCAACAAGATGAGGGATATTTCCCCGGCCCCGACGTCTGGGGCACAAGTCGGCCTGTGCCAACATCTGGCATCACGCAGCCCGCCGTCGCAGGTTTCGCGGTACGCCGTATCTTTGAGCGCGCCACCAACAAAACGCTCGCGGTCGAAAAAGCCCGCGCATTGCTGCCCCGCATCCACGCATGGCATCAATGGTTCTTTGCCAACCGCGATCCGCAAGGGTCCGGCCTGGTGGCGATCATTCATCCTTGGGAGAGCGGACGCGACAATTCAGTTGATTGGGACGCGGCGTTTGAGAGGGTCCCGACGGATGGTGTGCAACCCTTCACCCGACGCGACACCAGTCATGCGAACCCCGCACACCGGCCCACGGACGACCAATACAAACGCTATATCTGGCTGGTGCAAAAGTTCCGCAGCCTTGGCTGGGACAACACCAAACTGCATGACGCCTCGCCATTTCAGATCGTTGATCCGGGTTTCAACGCGATCCTGATCCGGTCCTGCGCCGATCTGGCCGTTCTGGCCGACAGCCTGGGTGACACCGAAATCGCTGCCCAATCCCGCGCCATGGCGGAAAAGGGTATTGCGGCAATGGACAGCCTGTGGAGCGAAGCACATGGTCAATATCTGTGCTATGACCGGTCTATCAGCGCTTCCGTTGACAGCCCATCCATCGGCGGGATCCTCGCTGCGTTCGCTCCGATCCCGAAGTCACGCGCCAAGGCCATCGCTGACCGGATCGACGCCCTTTCGCTCAGTTGCAATTACCTCGTACCAAGCCACGACCCAACGGCACCGGAATTTGATGCTCTGCGCTATTGGCGCGGCCCGATATGGCTTATCGTGAATTACATGATTTCCGACGGTCTTAAGTTGGCGGGCGAAACCGCAATGGCCGACCGTATCAGCGCCGATTGCCTCCGCCTGATTGAGAAGGCAGGTTTTGCTGAATACTACGGCCCGATTGGTGCCGAACCCTGTGGCGGTGATGCGTTCACTTGGACAGCTGCCATGGTCATTGAAATCCTCAGCACGCACGAGATGGCCGCATGA
- a CDS encoding ABC transporter ATP-binding protein, producing MAEIQIKNVAKSFGAYQALNNINLTIADQEFMVLLGASGCGKSTLLRIIAGLETASAGEVWIGGKRIDHLAPKDRGIAMVFQNYAVFPHLTVFENIGFGLRMNKLPNDEVKRRVERVAGLMHIEMLLKRYSGELSGGQRQRVAVARALAMEPDVILMDEPLSNLDALLRMEMRAELKGVLAESKTTAIYVTHDQVEAMSMADRISVMHEGNIVQAAAPIQVYRDPAAKFVASFIGNPPMNFLPATPAGGGKWRVAGKTFDGPNSDKASLQFAIRPEDMNPAEHGLVATAKIVEPLGAHLLVTCQIDDAMFRVILDSDTVVKAGQTLTLAPQPDRVRWFDPDTTLAVA from the coding sequence ATGGCTGAAATTCAGATCAAGAACGTCGCAAAGTCCTTTGGTGCTTATCAGGCGCTGAATAATATCAATCTGACGATTGCAGATCAGGAATTCATGGTCCTGCTCGGGGCCTCCGGTTGCGGCAAATCCACTTTGCTGCGCATCATCGCCGGACTTGAAACCGCGTCGGCGGGCGAGGTCTGGATTGGCGGAAAACGCATCGACCATCTGGCCCCGAAGGATCGCGGCATCGCGATGGTGTTCCAGAACTACGCTGTTTTCCCGCACCTGACCGTGTTCGAAAACATCGGCTTTGGCCTGCGGATGAACAAGCTACCCAATGACGAGGTCAAACGCCGTGTCGAACGGGTCGCCGGGTTGATGCACATCGAAATGCTGCTCAAGCGATATTCGGGCGAACTATCGGGCGGCCAGCGCCAGCGCGTGGCCGTGGCGCGCGCTTTGGCGATGGAACCGGATGTCATCTTGATGGATGAACCGCTGTCAAACCTCGATGCATTGCTGCGCATGGAAATGCGCGCTGAACTGAAAGGCGTACTGGCAGAAAGCAAGACAACCGCAATATACGTGACCCATGATCAGGTCGAAGCGATGAGCATGGCCGACCGGATCAGCGTCATGCATGAAGGCAACATCGTGCAGGCCGCGGCCCCGATCCAAGTATACCGCGACCCGGCTGCCAAATTCGTTGCCAGCTTTATCGGGAATCCGCCAATGAACTTCCTGCCCGCGACCCCCGCAGGGGGCGGCAAATGGCGGGTCGCAGGAAAGACTTTCGACGGGCCGAACTCTGACAAGGCCAGTCTGCAATTCGCCATCCGGCCTGAGGATATGAACCCGGCCGAACACGGGCTTGTTGCAACCGCCAAGATCGTGGAACCACTCGGTGCGCATTTGCTTGTCACCTGCCAGATCGACGACGCCATGTTCCGGGTCATTCTGGATAGCGACACAGTCGTGAAAGCGGGCCAGACGCTGACCCTCGCCCCCCAACCCGACCGCGTGCGCTGGTTCGACCCGGACACCACGCTTGCCGTCGCCTGA
- a CDS encoding carbohydrate ABC transporter permease, giving the protein MTDATNADVAVDTRKSGRALYVASVVLLCAWVIVPIYFLLINTLSSPEAVNSFPKSFVPEFDFGSLQFFAGFAGMLTALKNSIVVALMTMVMSIAIGAPAGYALSRFDFPGKGLFRLLILLTRAFPLPLLALPLAVMFIQTGLDDTAFGLALVHTTLAIPFAVLITFSLFSGIPIELEEAAWTLGCTRLTAFNKVVLPLILPGITASAIFAFVISWNEVFAAAVLTIENRTLTAFLLQNLDTSPLHLKFAGGFILVVPALIFIFAVRKYLFAMWGIANR; this is encoded by the coding sequence ATGACCGATGCAACCAACGCCGACGTAGCCGTCGACACGCGCAAATCGGGCCGCGCTCTCTATGTGGCTTCTGTGGTGTTGCTTTGCGCATGGGTGATCGTGCCGATCTACTTCCTGCTGATCAACACATTGTCCTCGCCGGAAGCGGTGAACAGCTTTCCAAAATCGTTTGTTCCCGAATTCGACTTTGGCAGCCTCCAGTTCTTTGCCGGGTTCGCAGGAATGCTTACGGCGCTCAAGAACTCGATCGTCGTGGCACTGATGACAATGGTGATGTCCATCGCCATCGGTGCACCCGCTGGCTACGCACTGTCGCGCTTCGACTTCCCCGGCAAAGGGCTCTTCCGACTGCTGATCCTACTGACCCGTGCCTTTCCCCTGCCCTTGCTCGCGCTGCCGCTGGCAGTCATGTTCATCCAGACCGGACTGGACGACACGGCCTTTGGCCTCGCACTGGTTCACACGACGCTCGCGATCCCCTTTGCTGTACTAATAACCTTCTCGCTCTTCTCGGGTATCCCGATCGAGCTGGAAGAGGCGGCATGGACGCTGGGCTGCACACGACTCACAGCGTTCAACAAGGTGGTGCTGCCGCTCATCCTCCCCGGCATCACGGCCTCTGCGATCTTTGCATTCGTGATCTCGTGGAACGAGGTTTTCGCGGCGGCCGTCCTAACGATCGAGAACCGCACGCTGACAGCGTTCCTGCTGCAAAACCTCGACACATCACCACTGCACCTGAAATTTGCAGGCGGATTCATCCTCGTTGTGCCTGCGTTGATCTTCATCTTCGCTGTGCGCAAATACCTATTTGCCATGTGGGGCATCGCGAACCGCTAG